Proteins encoded within one genomic window of Pigmentiphaga sp. H8:
- a CDS encoding aromatic ring-hydroxylating dioxygenase subunit alpha, with protein MKHDGEATARPSSPAFPKNRWHVAGFSWELQGQPVARILLGHPVVLFRTADGVAALEDRCCHRHLPLSLGTIEDRGLRCGYHGLLYDARGACIEIPGQATVPPRARVRSHPLREQDQILWIWLGDGEAATPPGPPPAYGVHGDDRYRFRGGVVHYDAPSQLVHDNLLDLSHLAYVHLKTIGGDPGLHMHAPIKVEQSGDILRIVRLMPDSDPPPTYGLAWPFAGKVDRWQEIEFHGSHLLIWAGAMDAGSGALDDPDRGGLHIRGFHGVTPETETTCHYFWTVATNPHPGMPDMTDAIREQVELTFNEDKAVIEAQHRNMRRFAGAPTVDIRVDVGPNRARRLQAEAAAGTVNAHQG; from the coding sequence ATGAAACATGACGGCGAAGCGACCGCGCGACCATCATCCCCCGCGTTCCCGAAGAACCGCTGGCATGTCGCCGGCTTTTCCTGGGAACTCCAGGGGCAGCCCGTCGCGAGAATCCTGCTCGGGCATCCGGTCGTCCTCTTCAGGACCGCGGACGGGGTCGCGGCGCTGGAGGACCGATGCTGCCACCGCCACCTGCCGCTCTCGTTGGGAACGATCGAGGACCGTGGACTGCGCTGCGGCTATCACGGCCTGCTCTACGACGCGCGGGGCGCCTGTATCGAAATCCCCGGGCAGGCCACCGTTCCGCCCCGCGCCAGGGTCAGGAGCCATCCCCTGCGCGAACAGGACCAGATCCTCTGGATCTGGCTCGGCGACGGCGAGGCCGCCACGCCGCCCGGACCGCCACCGGCCTATGGCGTGCACGGCGACGACCGCTATCGATTCCGCGGTGGCGTCGTCCACTACGACGCCCCCAGCCAGCTGGTGCACGACAACCTGCTGGATCTCAGCCATCTCGCCTACGTGCACCTCAAGACCATAGGCGGCGATCCAGGCCTGCACATGCACGCGCCCATCAAGGTCGAGCAGTCCGGCGACATCCTGCGGATCGTCCGCCTGATGCCCGATTCCGACCCGCCCCCCACCTACGGCCTGGCCTGGCCGTTCGCGGGCAAGGTGGACCGCTGGCAGGAAATCGAGTTCCACGGCAGCCACCTGCTGATATGGGCCGGCGCCATGGATGCCGGTTCGGGCGCGCTGGACGACCCGGACCGGGGCGGCCTGCATATCCGCGGGTTCCATGGCGTAACGCCGGAAACGGAAACGACCTGCCACTACTTCTGGACGGTCGCCACCAATCCCCATCCCGGCATGCCGGACATGACGGATGCGATCCGCGAGCAGGTCGAGCTGACATTCAACGAAGACAAGGCCGTCATCGAAGCCCAGCACCGCAACATGCGGCGGTTCGCCGGCGCCCCGACGGTCGACATCCGCGTGGACGTCGGCCCCAATCGCGCGCGCCGGCTGCAAGCCGAGGCGGCCGCCGGAACGGTCAACGCACATCAAGGGTAA
- a CDS encoding aromatic ring-hydroxylating dioxygenase subunit alpha, translated as MWMKNAWYVAAFSKEVHANLLARTFLGIRVVLYRRDDGQVAALEDSCAHRRLPLSFGHVENDRLVCGYHGMAFGADGKCTAIPGQERIPPAARVRAFPIQERHDLIWIWLGDPALAGQSSPPDVGRMKHPDWVPSAGYCRLEADYRLLNDNLLDLSHVAFVHGRTIGNTAVAQSPIKVGQEGNVVSVHRDVVGAHAPPFYAHLGGFRQPIHRWHTVNYHAPSTCIIEVGCEAMQPGDGLGRIEGVVMHLITPETEGTSHYFWAFIRRFRQDEPALTEYIRQAIDATHTEDKVVVELQHAALTAPQRENPVNLAIVVDSGPLRGRRLLEELIQQEQSAPAPEPVPAHQAG; from the coding sequence ATGTGGATGAAGAACGCCTGGTACGTGGCGGCCTTTTCGAAAGAGGTTCATGCGAACCTGCTGGCGCGTACCTTCCTGGGAATCCGTGTCGTCCTGTACCGCCGGGACGACGGCCAGGTCGCGGCCCTGGAGGACAGTTGCGCGCATCGCCGCCTGCCGCTTTCCTTCGGCCATGTCGAGAACGACCGGCTCGTCTGCGGCTACCACGGCATGGCCTTCGGCGCCGACGGGAAATGCACCGCCATACCGGGCCAGGAACGCATACCGCCGGCCGCGCGCGTGCGCGCCTTTCCCATCCAGGAACGGCATGACCTGATCTGGATCTGGCTGGGCGACCCGGCCCTGGCCGGACAGTCCTCGCCCCCGGACGTCGGCCGCATGAAGCACCCGGACTGGGTGCCCAGCGCGGGCTATTGCCGGCTGGAAGCGGACTACCGCCTGCTCAACGACAACCTGCTGGACCTGTCGCACGTCGCCTTCGTGCACGGGCGGACCATCGGCAACACAGCCGTCGCGCAATCGCCCATCAAGGTCGGCCAGGAGGGCAACGTCGTCAGCGTCCACCGCGACGTCGTGGGCGCGCACGCACCGCCTTTCTACGCGCACCTGGGCGGCTTCCGGCAGCCCATCCACCGCTGGCATACCGTGAACTACCACGCGCCTTCCACCTGCATCATCGAGGTCGGCTGCGAGGCGATGCAGCCGGGCGACGGGCTGGGCAGAATAGAAGGCGTCGTCATGCACCTGATCACGCCGGAAACCGAGGGCACCTCGCATTACTTCTGGGCCTTCATCCGCCGGTTCCGCCAGGACGAACCGGCGCTGACCGAATACATCCGGCAGGCCATCGATGCCACGCACACCGAAGACAAAGTCGTAGTCGAGCTGCAGCACGCCGCGCTGACCGCGCCGCAACGGGAGAATCCCGTCAACCTCGCCATCGTCGTGGACAGCGGCCCCCTGCGCGGTCGCCGCCTGCTGGAGGAATTGATCCAGCAGGAGCAATCGGCGCCCGCCCCCGAACCCGTGCCCGCCCACCAGGCGGGCTAG
- the fdhA gene encoding formaldehyde dehydrogenase, glutathione-independent, with protein MTGNRGVAYVGQGVVEVQAIPFPKLENPQGRAIRHGVILKVLTTNICGSDQHMVRGRTTAPAGLILGHEITGEVIEAGQDVEFLRKGDIVSVPFNVACGRCQTCKEQQTGVCLTVNPARAGGAYGYVDMGGWIGGQAEYVMIPYADFNLLKLPGRDRTLEKIRDLTCLSDILPTGYHGAATAGVGPGSTVYVAGAGPVGLAAAASARLLGAAVVIVGDVNPARLDHARKVGFETVDLSRDASLGDQIAQILGVPEVDSAVDAVGFEARGHGHEGARHEAPATVLNSLMEVTRAAGKIGIPGLYVTDDPGSADPAARKGALSVRFGLGWAKSHSFFTGQTPVMKYNRALMQAILWDRIKIADIVGVQVISLDEAPGGYAEFDAGAPKKFVIDPHGMTKGH; from the coding sequence ATGACAGGAAACCGTGGCGTTGCCTACGTCGGGCAAGGCGTCGTCGAAGTCCAGGCGATCCCCTTTCCCAAACTCGAGAATCCACAGGGCCGGGCGATCCGCCACGGCGTCATCCTCAAGGTCCTGACGACGAACATCTGCGGCTCGGACCAGCACATGGTCCGGGGGCGGACGACGGCGCCGGCGGGGCTCATCCTCGGACACGAGATCACGGGCGAGGTCATCGAGGCCGGCCAGGACGTCGAGTTCCTCCGCAAGGGCGACATCGTCTCGGTGCCGTTCAACGTCGCCTGCGGCCGCTGCCAGACCTGCAAGGAACAGCAGACCGGCGTCTGCCTGACCGTCAACCCGGCGCGCGCCGGCGGGGCTTACGGCTACGTCGACATGGGCGGCTGGATAGGCGGCCAGGCGGAATACGTGATGATTCCCTACGCCGACTTCAACCTGCTGAAGCTGCCCGGGCGCGACCGCACCCTGGAGAAGATCCGCGATCTGACCTGCCTGTCGGACATCCTGCCCACCGGCTACCACGGCGCGGCAACCGCGGGGGTCGGACCGGGCAGCACCGTCTACGTGGCCGGCGCGGGACCGGTCGGGCTCGCGGCCGCCGCCTCGGCCCGCCTGCTGGGCGCCGCGGTGGTCATCGTCGGCGACGTCAATCCCGCGCGCCTGGACCATGCGCGCAAGGTGGGGTTCGAGACCGTCGACCTGTCGCGCGACGCCTCGCTGGGCGACCAGATCGCGCAGATACTGGGCGTACCGGAAGTCGACAGCGCCGTGGACGCGGTGGGCTTCGAGGCGCGGGGCCATGGCCACGAGGGCGCGCGGCACGAGGCGCCCGCCACCGTGCTGAACTCGCTGATGGAGGTCACCCGCGCGGCCGGGAAGATAGGCATCCCCGGCCTGTACGTGACCGACGACCCGGGCTCGGCCGACCCGGCGGCGCGCAAGGGCGCATTGAGCGTCCGGTTCGGACTGGGCTGGGCGAAATCGCACAGCTTCTTCACCGGCCAGACGCCCGTCATGAAATACAACCGCGCGCTGATGCAGGCCATCCTGTGGGACCGCATCAAGATCGCGGACATCGTCGGCGTACAGGTCATCTCGCTCGACGAGGCGCCGGGGGGCTACGCCGAATTCGACGCGGGCGCGCCGAAGAAATTCGTCATCGATCCCCACGGCATGACGAAGGGGCATTGA
- a CDS encoding YifB family Mg chelatase-like AAA ATPase translates to MTLAVLASCALTGIDAPPVRVEVHLAPGLPSFTMVGLADTEVRESRERVRAALLSSGFDFPAGRLTVNLAPADLPKESGRFDLPIAVGVLLASGQIAMPSLAGRARAQDAIPPLARLVLAGELSLTGALVPIAGALAIALSLSRRQPGAELLLPAGSARQAARVPGLRVYGAATLRDVVAHLEEKQVLAATAGHVDATAGPPPCLSDVKGQYGARRALEVAAAGGHNLLMLGPPGSGKSMLAQRLPGLLPLLRHDDALEAAAIASLAPGPAPTFGLRPFRAPHHSVSGAALVGGGARPRPGEITYAHLGVLFLDELPEFGRHVLDTLREPLETGRVSIARTQHRTEYPARFQLVAAMNPCRCGWHGSNVKACACTPDQVAAYRARLSGPLLDRIDLQVEVPAAGDDWADLPPGEPSAAVRRRVETALDLQHRRQGCANAALEPGQVDTHCRPDAAARALWKQAMKQFAWSARTAHRVLKVARTVADLAGAAEIGSPHMAEAVQFRRPLRER, encoded by the coding sequence ATGACCCTCGCCGTCCTTGCCAGTTGCGCCCTGACCGGCATCGATGCGCCGCCGGTGCGCGTCGAGGTCCACCTGGCGCCGGGCCTGCCTTCCTTCACCATGGTCGGCCTGGCCGATACCGAAGTGCGCGAAAGCCGCGAGCGCGTGCGGGCCGCGCTGCTCAGCTCCGGCTTCGACTTCCCCGCGGGGCGGCTGACCGTCAACCTCGCGCCGGCCGACCTGCCCAAGGAATCCGGGCGCTTCGACCTGCCCATCGCGGTGGGCGTGCTGCTGGCATCCGGGCAAATCGCCATGCCCTCGCTGGCCGGGCGCGCCCGCGCGCAGGATGCGATTCCGCCGCTTGCCCGGCTGGTGCTGGCCGGCGAACTGTCGCTGACCGGCGCGCTGGTACCCATCGCGGGCGCCTTGGCCATTGCCCTGTCGTTGTCGCGGCGCCAGCCGGGCGCCGAGCTGCTGCTGCCCGCCGGCAGCGCCAGGCAGGCGGCGCGGGTGCCCGGGCTGCGGGTCTACGGCGCCGCCACGCTGCGCGACGTCGTGGCGCACCTGGAAGAAAAACAAGTGCTGGCCGCCACGGCGGGCCACGTCGATGCCACGGCCGGCCCACCGCCCTGCCTGTCCGACGTCAAGGGCCAGTACGGCGCGCGGCGCGCGCTGGAAGTCGCGGCGGCCGGCGGCCACAACCTGCTGATGCTGGGGCCGCCGGGCTCGGGCAAGAGCATGCTCGCGCAGCGCCTGCCCGGGCTGCTGCCACTCCTGCGCCATGACGATGCGCTGGAAGCCGCCGCCATCGCCAGCCTTGCCCCCGGTCCTGCTCCAACTTTCGGCCTGCGCCCCTTCCGCGCGCCGCACCATTCCGTTTCCGGCGCCGCGCTGGTAGGCGGCGGCGCGCGCCCCCGGCCGGGAGAAATCACCTACGCCCACCTGGGCGTGCTGTTCCTGGACGAGTTGCCCGAATTCGGCCGGCACGTGCTCGACACCCTGCGCGAACCGCTGGAAACCGGCCGCGTCTCCATCGCGCGCACCCAGCACCGTACCGAGTATCCGGCACGCTTCCAGCTCGTGGCCGCGATGAATCCCTGCCGATGCGGTTGGCACGGCAGCAACGTGAAGGCCTGCGCCTGCACCCCCGACCAGGTGGCCGCCTACCGCGCCCGCCTGTCCGGTCCACTGCTCGATCGCATCGATCTCCAGGTCGAAGTCCCCGCCGCCGGCGACGACTGGGCCGACCTGCCCCCCGGCGAACCCAGCGCCGCCGTACGCCGACGAGTCGAGACCGCCCTGGACCTGCAGCATCGCCGCCAGGGCTGCGCCAACGCGGCGCTCGAGCCCGGACAGGTCGACACCCATTGCCGTCCCGATGCTGCCGCGCGCGCATTGTGGAAACAGGCCATGAAGCAATTCGCGTGGTCGGCGCGCACGGCGCACCGGGTCTTGAAGGTGGCGCGGACCGTGGCGGACCTGGCGGGCGCGGCCGAGATCGGAAGCCCGCACATGGCCGAGGCGGTGCAGTTCCGGCGGCCATTGCGGGAGCGATAG
- a CDS encoding diguanylate cyclase has protein sequence MAWGGFRKYVLAVSLFMAMLAHLGAGPASAADFADIRGACWASGGLSDDIVAIAWSDERWSCADREFSIDAERVLLRFDLRPDGPLPRYFLSRRSALQAVHLLAIDQDGAVRQSTIPAAALPSSMVGGYFKASLPEVTRATRQVVVAIDLPSHRMSLERAHLVSVDADGDGTGASRLLVIVSALAGMLVMPLIFNAAFYQVLRKPFVLWHSALTLSLLMTLLVSSNISVVLFDPPAMTLSWMTTVIFGATIASGTMFTYSFIEPGLMHPVLRRMLPYCAVWAIFLSAFHAAFPFVARPVQSSAYTAAFAPILIVFILSMVDALRRGSRAAKFQAIGYTPMVLVGLTRLVTGVTPWFHSADAMLMFYAGCLCEVLFTTLGVADRFVTMKRERDRARTEAYLLERLSETDPLTGLFNRRAIERQFAQRRAEGFDTLAVIDLDHFKSINDLNGHAVGDAVLRAVASAIQAGPDVAAYRLGGEEFVLLLRGGDAGIEAERRRQAIPALVADTVPGLGRPVTASMGVAAALGDEGFVALYERADKLLYEAKSAGRNRTRTAARPTTEPGILPSERATAA, from the coding sequence ATGGCGTGGGGTGGCTTTCGAAAGTATGTCCTGGCGGTATCGCTGTTCATGGCGATGCTGGCGCACCTTGGCGCCGGGCCGGCCAGCGCGGCTGATTTCGCCGACATCCGCGGCGCTTGCTGGGCATCCGGCGGATTGTCGGATGATATTGTCGCGATAGCCTGGTCGGACGAGCGATGGTCCTGTGCCGATCGAGAATTCTCCATCGATGCCGAGCGCGTGCTGCTTCGTTTCGATCTGCGCCCGGACGGCCCCCTTCCCCGGTACTTTCTGTCGAGGCGCAGCGCGCTCCAGGCCGTGCATCTGCTTGCGATCGACCAGGACGGCGCGGTCCGGCAAAGCACCATTCCCGCCGCCGCCTTGCCCAGCTCGATGGTCGGCGGGTACTTCAAGGCTTCCCTGCCCGAGGTGACGCGCGCGACCAGGCAGGTCGTCGTCGCCATCGACCTGCCCAGCCACCGGATGTCGCTGGAGAGGGCCCATCTGGTATCAGTGGATGCCGACGGCGACGGCACCGGTGCCTCGCGGCTCCTGGTCATCGTTTCCGCGCTCGCGGGCATGCTCGTCATGCCGCTGATCTTCAATGCGGCGTTCTATCAAGTCCTGCGTAAACCGTTCGTGCTCTGGCACTCGGCTCTCACGTTGTCGCTGCTGATGACCTTGCTGGTTTCGTCGAACATCTCGGTCGTGCTTTTCGACCCGCCCGCCATGACGTTGAGCTGGATGACGACGGTGATCTTCGGGGCGACCATCGCGTCCGGAACTATGTTCACCTACAGCTTCATCGAGCCTGGACTGATGCACCCCGTTCTCCGCCGCATGCTGCCGTATTGCGCGGTGTGGGCAATATTCCTGAGTGCATTTCACGCGGCGTTCCCGTTCGTGGCGCGGCCCGTGCAATCGAGCGCCTACACGGCGGCGTTCGCGCCCATCCTTATCGTTTTCATCCTGTCGATGGTCGACGCGCTGCGCCGCGGAAGCCGTGCCGCGAAGTTCCAGGCGATTGGATACACGCCCATGGTGCTGGTCGGACTGACCCGCCTGGTGACGGGGGTGACGCCCTGGTTCCACAGCGCCGATGCCATGCTCATGTTCTACGCGGGTTGCCTGTGTGAAGTCCTCTTCACGACGCTGGGCGTGGCGGACCGCTTCGTGACCATGAAGCGGGAGCGGGACCGCGCGCGTACCGAAGCCTATTTGCTTGAACGGCTTTCCGAAACCGACCCGTTGACGGGCCTGTTCAACCGGCGGGCGATCGAGAGGCAGTTCGCGCAGCGTCGAGCCGAAGGCTTCGACACGCTGGCCGTCATCGATCTCGATCATTTCAAGTCGATCAATGACTTGAACGGGCACGCGGTGGGAGACGCGGTGCTCAGGGCCGTGGCCAGCGCCATCCAGGCCGGCCCGGACGTTGCGGCATACCGCCTGGGCGGCGAAGAGTTCGTGCTTCTCCTGCGTGGCGGCGATGCCGGTATCGAGGCCGAACGGCGCCGACAGGCGATCCCTGCCCTCGTGGCCGATACCGTTCCGGGGCTCGGGCGACCTGTTACCGCCAGCATGGGCGTAGCGGCTGCCTTGGGCGACGAAGGTTTCGTGGCGCTTTACGAACGGGCCGACAAGCTGCTTTACGAAGCCAAGAGCGCGGGGCGGAATCGAACCCGGACCGCTGCCAGGCCGACGACAGAGCCTGGGATCTTGCCGAGCGAACGCGCGACGGCCGCATAG
- a CDS encoding DinB family protein, giving the protein MLTTETATMLANYGNWADQVLFKAMRVLPEGAVTQRRQTLFGSMIGTLNHNYQVDLIWRAHLLGEKHGFSTRRDLLHPDLDTLVVEQLKVNQWYIDWAASQTPDSLGERLKFNFVSGQAAEMTRGGMFLHIVNHKTYHRGWVCEMFFDAGVNPPETDLSVYLTEG; this is encoded by the coding sequence ATGCTCACGACAGAAACGGCCACCATGCTGGCGAACTACGGCAATTGGGCGGACCAGGTGCTTTTCAAGGCGATGCGGGTGCTGCCCGAAGGAGCGGTCACGCAGCGCCGCCAGACGCTGTTCGGATCGATGATCGGCACGCTGAACCACAACTACCAGGTGGACCTGATCTGGCGCGCCCACCTGCTGGGGGAAAAGCACGGCTTCTCGACCCGGCGCGACCTGCTGCATCCCGACCTGGACACCCTCGTGGTGGAGCAGTTGAAGGTCAACCAGTGGTACATCGACTGGGCCGCCAGCCAGACCCCGGACAGCTTGGGCGAGCGGTTGAAGTTCAATTTCGTATCGGGGCAGGCGGCCGAGATGACCCGGGGCGGAATGTTCCTGCACATCGTCAACCACAAGACGTACCACCGCGGCTGGGTCTGTGAGATGTTCTTCGATGCCGGCGTCAATCCGCCTGAAACCGATCTGTCGGTGTATCTGACCGAGGGCTGA
- a CDS encoding FadR/GntR family transcriptional regulator, translating to MRSIGRTRSLSEELVQLMSEKIHGKVWKPGDKLPTEAEIMQEYGVSRTVVREAISRLQAARMVETRHGIGTFLLEPPVAPLRLDTKDAVTMLDVMAVLELRITVETEAARLAAQRRTEQDLAELRRTLAAFEAQIEPGGDTVTADLAFHQQVAIATGNRYFHEILAQMGTTIIPRTRVDTAELARDDRRAYLARVHREHQAIYEAIARQDGDAAHAAMRAHLARSREKVRQAYAAGQGDEAAAIA from the coding sequence ATGCGCTCCATAGGCCGCACACGAAGTCTGTCCGAAGAACTCGTGCAGCTCATGTCCGAGAAAATCCACGGCAAGGTGTGGAAGCCCGGCGACAAGCTGCCGACGGAAGCCGAGATCATGCAGGAGTACGGCGTCAGCCGCACGGTGGTGCGCGAGGCCATCTCGCGCCTGCAGGCGGCGCGCATGGTCGAGACCCGGCACGGCATCGGCACCTTCCTGCTGGAGCCGCCGGTGGCGCCGCTGCGGCTCGACACCAAGGACGCGGTCACGATGCTGGACGTGATGGCGGTACTGGAACTGCGCATCACGGTCGAAACCGAGGCCGCCCGCCTGGCCGCGCAGCGGCGCACCGAACAGGACCTGGCCGAGCTGCGGCGCACGCTGGCGGCGTTCGAGGCGCAGATCGAGCCGGGCGGCGACACCGTCACGGCGGACCTGGCCTTCCACCAGCAGGTGGCCATCGCCACCGGCAACCGCTATTTCCACGAGATCCTGGCGCAGATGGGCACCACCATCATTCCCCGGACACGGGTCGATACCGCCGAGCTGGCGCGCGACGACCGGCGGGCCTACCTGGCGCGCGTGCATCGCGAGCACCAGGCCATCTACGAAGCCATCGCCCGCCAGGACGGGGACGCCGCGCATGCCGCGATGCGCGCCCACCTGGCCCGGAGCCGGGAAAAAGTGCGGCAGGCCTATGCCGCCGGCCAGGGTGACGAGGCCGCGGCTATCGCCTAG
- the kdgD gene encoding 5-dehydro-4-deoxyglucarate dehydratase, with product MTPQELKATISQGLLSFPVTDFDQNGDFAPKGYAARLEWLAPYGASALFAAGGTGEFFSLTPADYSAAVKTAVEVCEKRVPILAGAGGPTRTAIAYAQEAQRLGAKGVLLMPHYLTEASEAGIEAHVEQVCKSLDIGVIFYNRANSRLGPAALSRLADRCPNLIGFKDGMGDIEAMVRVRRGLGDRFAYLGGLPTAEVYAAAYKALGVPVYSSAVFNFIPKTAMAFYHAVAQDDAQTIGRLLDDFFLPYLEIRNRRAGYAVSIVKAGARLVGHDAGPVRAPLTDLDQDEMQRLAALIEKVGGQ from the coding sequence ATGACCCCTCAAGAGTTGAAGGCCACGATTTCCCAGGGATTGCTCTCGTTTCCCGTTACCGATTTCGACCAGAACGGCGATTTCGCGCCCAAGGGCTATGCCGCCCGGCTGGAATGGCTGGCTCCCTACGGGGCGAGCGCGCTGTTCGCGGCGGGCGGCACGGGCGAGTTCTTTTCACTGACGCCGGCCGATTATTCGGCCGCGGTGAAGACGGCGGTGGAGGTGTGCGAGAAGCGCGTTCCCATTCTGGCGGGCGCCGGCGGCCCCACGCGCACGGCCATCGCCTATGCGCAAGAAGCGCAGCGCCTGGGCGCCAAGGGCGTCCTCCTGATGCCCCACTACCTGACCGAGGCCAGCGAAGCCGGCATCGAGGCTCACGTGGAGCAGGTCTGCAAGTCGCTGGACATAGGCGTGATCTTCTACAACCGCGCCAACTCGCGGCTCGGGCCGGCGGCGCTGTCGCGCCTGGCGGACCGCTGCCCCAACCTGATCGGCTTCAAGGACGGCATGGGCGACATCGAGGCCATGGTGCGCGTGCGCCGCGGCCTGGGCGACCGCTTCGCCTACCTGGGCGGACTGCCGACCGCGGAAGTCTACGCGGCGGCCTACAAGGCGCTGGGCGTGCCCGTGTATTCGTCGGCCGTCTTCAACTTCATTCCCAAGACCGCGATGGCGTTCTACCACGCCGTGGCGCAGGACGACGCGCAGACCATCGGCCGGTTGCTGGATGATTTCTTCCTGCCCTATCTGGAGATCCGCAACCGCCGCGCCGGCTACGCGGTCAGCATCGTCAAGGCCGGCGCCCGCCTGGTCGGCCACGACGCGGGCCCGGTGCGCGCGCCGCTGACGGATCTGGACCAGGACGAGATGCAGCGCCTGGCGGCGCTGATCGAGAAGGTCGGCGGACAGTAG
- a CDS encoding APC family permease, with the protein MTETHEGGTPLKRVMGPKLLLLFIVGDILGTGVYALTGQVAGEVGGAAWAPFLAAFLIALLTAFSYLELVTKYPRAAGAALYVHKAFGLHFLTFIICFTVMCSGLTSASTASQAFAANLLVSLGVDASPALITLGAVGFMLLVMLVNLRGVSESVKTNVVLTLVELSGLLLVIVLGFYAIAGGQADFSRVVAFDTPEDKSVFLAITSATALAFYAMVGFEDSVNMAEETHDPNRIFPKVLLTGLGLTATIYVLVSICAVALIPVGELASSSTPLVLVVKRAAPGLPMEVIMPVISMFAVANSALINMMMASRLLYGMSRQGVLPSFLSQVHARTQTPWSAILFTTVLAVGLIVLVSAASDSEAIRALGGTTALLLLGVFAFVNVAVLLLRADRVGHSHFRTWTPLAMLGAVVCLFMVTPFTGRDPIQYEVAGWLLALGVVMWGVTYLARRREAARLDPESLG; encoded by the coding sequence ATGACCGAAACGCACGAGGGCGGTACTCCCCTGAAACGCGTGATGGGGCCCAAGCTGCTATTGCTGTTCATCGTGGGCGACATCCTGGGCACCGGCGTCTATGCGCTGACCGGCCAGGTGGCCGGCGAAGTCGGCGGGGCGGCCTGGGCGCCTTTCCTGGCCGCCTTCCTGATCGCGCTGCTCACGGCTTTCTCCTACCTCGAGCTCGTCACGAAGTATCCGCGCGCGGCGGGCGCCGCGCTGTACGTGCACAAGGCCTTCGGGCTGCACTTCCTGACCTTCATCATCTGCTTCACCGTGATGTGCTCGGGGCTGACCTCGGCCTCGACCGCGTCGCAGGCCTTCGCCGCCAACCTGCTCGTGTCCCTGGGCGTCGACGCCAGTCCCGCGCTGATTACATTGGGCGCCGTGGGCTTCATGCTGCTGGTCATGCTGGTCAACCTGCGCGGCGTGTCCGAAAGCGTCAAGACCAACGTGGTGCTGACCCTGGTCGAGCTGAGCGGCCTGCTGCTGGTGATAGTGCTGGGCTTCTATGCGATCGCGGGCGGCCAGGCCGACTTCTCGCGCGTGGTGGCCTTCGACACGCCCGAGGACAAGAGCGTCTTCCTGGCCATCACCTCAGCCACCGCACTGGCCTTCTACGCCATGGTGGGCTTCGAGGACTCGGTCAACATGGCCGAGGAAACCCACGACCCCAACCGCATCTTTCCCAAGGTGCTGCTGACCGGGCTGGGGCTGACGGCCACCATCTACGTGCTGGTGTCGATCTGCGCCGTGGCGCTGATACCCGTGGGCGAGCTGGCTTCCAGCTCCACGCCGCTGGTGCTGGTGGTCAAGCGCGCCGCGCCCGGCCTGCCCATGGAGGTGATCATGCCCGTCATCTCCATGTTCGCGGTCGCCAACTCGGCGCTGATCAACATGATGATGGCCAGCCGCCTCTTGTACGGCATGTCGCGCCAGGGCGTGCTGCCGTCCTTTCTTTCGCAGGTGCATGCGCGCACGCAGACGCCGTGGTCCGCCATCCTGTTCACCACCGTGCTGGCAGTGGGCCTGATCGTGCTGGTGTCCGCGGCCAGCGACTCCGAGGCCATCCGCGCGCTGGGCGGCACCACGGCCTTGCTGCTGCTGGGCGTGTTCGCGTTCGTCAACGTCGCGGTGCTGCTGCTGCGCGCCGACCGCGTCGGGCATTCGCATTTCCGCACCTGGACGCCGCTGGCCATGCTGGGGGCGGTGGTGTGCCTGTTCATGGTCACGCCGTTCACCGGCCGCGATCCCATCCAGTACGAGGTGGCGGGATGGCTGCTGGCGCTGGGAGTGGTGATGTGGGGCGTGACCTACCTGGCGCGGCGCCGGGAAGCGGCGCGCCTGGATCCGGAAAGCCTGGGCTGA